GGGAACAGCAGCACACCTGCCGGGAACACGTCAAGCAGATTCACTCCGCCCATCTCCGCCATATCCCAGCCGATCAGACCCGTGAATCCGCCCAGCATCCCCCGGTACGCCAGATAAAACAGCGCCAGCTGCACCAGATCCAATACGCCCCAGGCGATCAGCACCCATCCCAGCAGGTACCACTTCCGCTTGCTAAAGGCCAAAAAACGCTCCACCCAGTCCTTCCGTTCCTGGGGCGGCGGCTGCTTCTCCTCCGGCTTCGTCTGCTCCAGCTGGAGGCGGAGCAGATAGTCTGTTGTCACACCGAAAATATCCGCCAGGGCCACCACTTTGTCCGTCTCCGGCATGGTCTCGTCCCGTTCCCAGCGGCTGACGGCCTGCCGGCTCACCTGCAGGCGCTCGGCCAGCGCGTCCTGGCTCATGCCGGCTCTCTGCCGGAGGGATTGCAGCTTCTCTCCGAATGTCATAGGCATTCTCCCTTCTCTTGGATGCCTTCAGCTTATCAGGCCGCCCGGTTGCATACCAGCAACCAAGCATGGAAGTTCCGCAATCTCAGATTGCCTTCCTCTCCAACATACCACAACAGGGCTCCCCGCGCAACGGCTCCGGCCCATATTGCAAGAAAAAACCAAGGCACCGGACGTCTCCGCATCCAAGCGCCCCGGCCTATCGGGCGGGCTCCAGCACAATGGGCAGGTCCACGATCTCCAGCCCCCGGCGCATGGCGTACTCCACCGTGTACCGGGTTCCGCCGGGAGACCCGTCAAAGGCGGCGATCAGCAGCGCGGCGTGGTCCACCATATACCGGTCCCGCCGCTGCATACAGGCGGGGGTGTAGCAGGCGGACACCAGGGTCTCAAAGTCACAGGCAGCCACCAGCCGCTCATACCGCCGCCGCTGGTCCGGCGGCCAGGCATCCGCCTGGGAGGGACATGGGACGGCCGCCTCCACCGTCACGTCCGGGTGCGTCTGGCGCAGGCGGAGGACGCACTCGCAGAAATACAGGTCACAGCCCAGGGCCATGCCGCAGAGAAAGTGACGGAATCCCTCCTGATAGGCCGCCTCCACCGCGTCTGCGATGCGGGCCTTGAGCGACACGCAGCGCAGGTCCTCCTCGTTATACCGCCATGGCAGCTTACCGGGCCGGTGCCCGGTAAAGCAGCAGGCCGCCTGCCGCCCCCGCATGGTCTCCGCCTCCCTCCTTCTGGTCTTTGATTCAGTATAGAACATCCGTTCTTGTTTGTAAAGACCCACGGGAAATTTGCCGTTTTTTCATTTAGGGACTTGCAATTTCTTCCGCGCTGTCATATACTATGGCCAGAAAGCAACTGAATACTTTGTCTTCAGGGCGGGGTGAAATTCCCCACTGGCGGTACAGTCCGCGACCGCCTGCGCGTATGCACAGGCGCTGACTCGGTGAAACTCCGGGACCAACAGTTACAGTCTGGATGGAAGAAGATGAGTGCGGCGTGGCCGCGCGTTTGTTCGCGCTCCTGCGTTGCGTGGATCACCTTGGAGAAGCCAAAGCGTCCAGGGTGTTTTCAAGCAACGAAAAGGAGTGTATTTTTATGTCCGAACCCAATGCCAACGCCATCAAGAACCCCTCCCGGCCCGCAACAAACGTCCGAACCATCACCTCCCTGGCCATGCT
This DNA window, taken from Dysosmobacter welbionis, encodes the following:
- a CDS encoding SLOG family protein produces the protein MFYTESKTRRREAETMRGRQAACCFTGHRPGKLPWRYNEEDLRCVSLKARIADAVEAAYQEGFRHFLCGMALGCDLYFCECVLRLRQTHPDVTVEAAVPCPSQADAWPPDQRRRYERLVAACDFETLVSACYTPACMQRRDRYMVDHAALLIAAFDGSPGGTRYTVEYAMRRGLEIVDLPIVLEPAR
- a CDS encoding helix-turn-helix domain-containing protein, which produces MTFGEKLQSLRQRAGMSQDALAERLQVSRQAVSRWERDETMPETDKVVALADIFGVTTDYLLRLQLEQTKPEEKQPPPQERKDWVERFLAFSKRKWYLLGWVLIAWGVLDLVQLALFYLAYRGMLGGFTGLIGWDMAEMGGVNLLDVFPAGVLLFPALYAAVKIAAGVLVLYFGKRHVQKKREEEMQ